Proteins from a genomic interval of Nitrospina gracilis Nb-211:
- a CDS encoding cold-shock protein, translating into MSKGTVKWFNESKGYGFIESEDGKDYFVHFSEIQGDGFKTLTDGQTVEFEAGQSPKGPQATKVQPR; encoded by the coding sequence ATGTCAAAAGGCACCGTAAAGTGGTTTAATGAAAGCAAAGGTTATGGTTTCATCGAGTCCGAAGATGGCAAAGATTACTTTGTACATTTTTCGGAGATTCAAGGGGATGGCTTCAAGACGCTGACCGACGGTCAGACGGTGGAGTTCGAGGCAGGCCAGAGCCCGAAAGGCCCGCAGGCCACCAAGGTTCAGCCGAGATAA
- a CDS encoding cation-translocating P-type ATPase: protein MGATENWHSHTLDRVYEGLASDASGLSAKEAAQRLHKFGLNELAAADHVSAWTVFANQFKNILIVILLVAITLSAFLGEVVESVAIGVIVLFAILLGFIQEFRAERAIEALKKMAAPVAHVLRDGIEKEIPAREVVPGDLLLLSMGDKVPADARIVETVNLKTDEAALTGESLPVEKVSTPLNDDALPIGDRINMVFSGTTVTYGRGRVLAVATGMNTEFGKITRMLKTVEDTETPLQKNLDRVGRVLAWAALAVVVIIVLLGVLRGSPLLDMFLFGIALAVAVVPEALPAVVTISLALGVQRMSKRNALIRHLPTVETLGSTSVICSDKTGTLTRDEMMVRKIRVAGEWYEVTGSGYDPTGGLFVDGREAKLEGPLLEFLRGGALASDARLLREDGTSHIKGDATEGALVVLAEKAGFRHVELESHWPRIQEIPFTSERKRMTTLHRDPEGGTIAYSKGAPEILISACAYLATPTGDRPMQEADREQLRAAAQDMAGEALRVLAIACKRDASLDHVEEDMTFLGLAGMIDPPRTEAAEAIRTCISAGIRPVMITGDHPQTAQAVARELGLLANGKIVTGAEVESMTESELEQRVEQIDVYARVSPEHKLRVVDALQKRGHIVAMTGDGVNDAPALKQADVGVAMGITGTDVSREAADMTLTDDNFASIVGAVEEGRGIFGNIKKFLMYLLSSNIGEIGLISAAVLTGLPLPLSAVQILYVNLATDGLPALALSVDPPEDDLMRRPPRDPNTGVFTPPVLTLMLLSGVWIAAANFGLFAWALHTERTVEQAMAMTFLSLVIIQLFNAYNFRSDRFSAFRHPLSNKWLNLAVLWELVLLSLIFHVPVLEQVFGTYTMSMQEWAVVIGVAFTVVPVIEIGKFFVRRKWKRAH from the coding sequence ATGGGGGCTACTGAAAACTGGCATTCTCATACGCTGGATCGTGTTTATGAAGGTCTTGCCAGTGATGCTTCCGGGTTGTCCGCAAAGGAAGCGGCCCAACGCCTTCACAAGTTTGGGCTCAACGAGCTGGCCGCCGCCGACCACGTCTCCGCTTGGACCGTCTTTGCCAACCAGTTCAAAAACATTCTGATCGTCATTCTGCTGGTGGCCATTACCCTCTCCGCTTTTCTGGGTGAGGTCGTTGAGTCTGTGGCCATCGGCGTGATCGTGCTGTTCGCGATTCTGCTCGGATTCATCCAGGAGTTCCGCGCCGAACGGGCCATCGAGGCGTTGAAGAAGATGGCCGCTCCGGTGGCGCACGTTCTCCGCGACGGTATTGAAAAGGAAATCCCCGCGCGTGAAGTGGTGCCGGGCGATCTCCTTTTGCTCAGCATGGGAGACAAAGTACCCGCCGATGCGCGCATCGTGGAGACGGTGAACCTGAAAACCGATGAAGCGGCGTTGACCGGCGAATCCCTGCCGGTGGAAAAAGTATCCACGCCTTTGAATGACGACGCTCTCCCCATAGGCGATCGCATAAACATGGTGTTTTCCGGCACCACCGTCACCTATGGGCGCGGCCGCGTGCTGGCGGTGGCGACGGGCATGAACACCGAGTTCGGCAAAATCACCCGCATGCTGAAAACGGTGGAGGACACCGAAACCCCTCTTCAGAAGAACCTCGACCGCGTCGGCCGCGTGCTGGCGTGGGCGGCTTTGGCGGTGGTGGTGATCATCGTCCTACTGGGCGTGCTTCGCGGGTCGCCGCTGTTGGACATGTTCCTGTTCGGCATCGCACTCGCTGTTGCGGTGGTGCCGGAGGCCCTGCCCGCCGTGGTCACCATCTCGCTCGCGCTCGGCGTGCAACGCATGTCGAAACGCAACGCGCTCATCCGCCATCTGCCCACAGTGGAGACGCTGGGCAGTACGTCGGTGATCTGTTCCGACAAAACCGGTACCCTCACGCGGGATGAAATGATGGTGCGCAAAATCCGGGTGGCGGGCGAATGGTACGAGGTGACGGGATCGGGATACGATCCGACAGGCGGGTTGTTTGTGGACGGCAGGGAAGCGAAGCTGGAAGGACCGCTTCTGGAATTTTTACGCGGCGGGGCGCTGGCCTCGGATGCCCGGCTGCTCCGGGAAGACGGGACCTCGCATATCAAAGGCGATGCGACGGAAGGCGCGCTGGTGGTGCTGGCGGAGAAAGCGGGGTTTCGGCACGTGGAACTGGAATCGCACTGGCCGCGCATCCAGGAAATTCCCTTCACTTCCGAGCGCAAACGCATGACCACCCTGCACCGCGATCCGGAAGGCGGGACCATTGCCTACTCCAAAGGCGCGCCGGAAATCCTGATTTCCGCCTGCGCCTACCTTGCAACACCCACCGGCGACCGCCCGATGCAGGAGGCGGACCGGGAACAGCTTCGCGCCGCGGCGCAGGACATGGCTGGCGAGGCATTACGTGTTCTGGCGATTGCCTGCAAGCGCGACGCCTCGCTCGACCATGTGGAGGAAGACATGACGTTTCTCGGCCTGGCGGGGATGATCGATCCGCCGCGCACGGAAGCGGCGGAGGCCATCCGCACCTGCATCTCCGCCGGCATTCGGCCCGTCATGATCACCGGCGACCATCCGCAGACAGCGCAGGCGGTGGCGCGCGAGCTGGGTCTGCTTGCCAACGGCAAAATCGTGACCGGCGCGGAAGTGGAAAGTATGACCGAGAGCGAACTGGAGCAACGCGTGGAACAAATCGACGTCTATGCGCGTGTGTCGCCGGAACACAAACTGCGCGTGGTGGATGCGTTGCAGAAGCGGGGGCACATTGTGGCGATGACGGGCGACGGCGTCAACGATGCACCGGCACTCAAGCAGGCGGACGTGGGGGTGGCGATGGGCATCACCGGCACCGATGTCAGCCGCGAGGCGGCGGACATGACGCTCACCGACGACAATTTTGCCTCGATCGTCGGCGCGGTGGAGGAAGGACGCGGCATCTTCGGCAACATCAAAAAATTTCTCATGTACCTGCTGTCGTCGAATATTGGCGAGATCGGCCTCATCAGCGCCGCCGTGCTGACGGGCCTGCCCCTGCCGCTTTCGGCGGTGCAGATTTTATACGTCAACCTGGCGACCGATGGCCTGCCCGCGCTGGCGCTCAGTGTCGATCCACCGGAAGACGATCTCATGCGGCGTCCACCGCGCGATCCCAATACCGGCGTCTTCACGCCGCCGGTGCTGACGCTGATGTTGTTGAGTGGTGTCTGGATCGCCGCCGCAAACTTTGGTCTGTTTGCCTGGGCGCTCCACACCGAACGCACCGTGGAGCAGGCCATGGCGATGACCTTTCTCTCTCTGGTGATCATTCAATTGTTCAACGCATACAACTTCCGCTCCGACCGCTTTTCCGCGTTCCGCCACCCTCTTTCAAACAAGTGGCTGAACCTTGCGGTGTTGTGGGAACTGGTCCTGTTGTCGCTGATATTCCACGTTCCGGTTCTGGAACAGGTGTTCGGCACATACACGATGAGCATGCAGGAATGGGCGGTCGTGATCGGGGTGGCGTTCACCGTGGTGCCGGTGATCGAGATCGGTAAATTCTTTGTGCGCCGCAAGTGGAAGAGAGCGCATTGA
- a CDS encoding heme-binding beta-barrel domain-containing protein, with amino-acid sequence MTDSILEHLGPLAPLAGTWEGTKGDDTAPSDDRGVEKNLFRERITFEPIKPPNNHEQQLYGLRYATTAWRLEEESPFHEERGYWLWDGDARQVLRCFTIPRGMNVLAGGTAEADAKSFEMVAEVGSPTYGISSNRFLDEEFKTVRYELKVVVHSNDNWSYEEDTQIQIKGQSELFHHIDKNTLSRVKL; translated from the coding sequence ATGACCGATTCGATTTTGGAACACCTGGGTCCGCTGGCGCCGCTGGCGGGAACCTGGGAGGGCACGAAGGGGGACGACACCGCGCCTTCCGATGACCGGGGCGTGGAAAAGAATCTGTTTCGCGAGCGCATCACGTTTGAGCCGATCAAGCCGCCCAACAACCACGAGCAACAACTGTACGGATTGCGTTACGCCACCACCGCGTGGCGGCTGGAGGAGGAAAGCCCGTTTCACGAGGAACGCGGGTACTGGTTGTGGGATGGAGATGCCAGGCAGGTTCTGCGTTGTTTCACCATTCCCCGCGGCATGAACGTGCTCGCCGGAGGCACGGCGGAAGCGGACGCCAAATCGTTCGAAATGGTCGCGGAGGTGGGATCGCCCACGTACGGCATCTCTTCCAACCGCTTTCTGGATGAAGAGTTCAAAACCGTGCGCTACGAGTTGAAAGTGGTCGTCCACAGCAACGACAACTGGAGCTACGAGGAAGACACGCAGATCCAGATCAAGGGCCAAAGCGAATTGTTTCATCACATCGACAAAAACACCTTGAGCCGGGTGAAGTTGTGA